In Nicotiana tabacum cultivar K326 chromosome 17, ASM71507v2, whole genome shotgun sequence, one DNA window encodes the following:
- the LOC107775384 gene encoding altered inheritance of mitochondria protein 32 — protein MAGNSEDIVTDDVNFGFKRSEMYELKLAGTATVYDRHVFLCYKSHETWPSHVESSDSDPLPNLLAASLRARKDEIKLKTVLTICEVREDIGLSDGDVLIFPEMIKYRNLKESDVDAFVEDVLVNGKPWTYGTQEPLSGSYVFVCSHNKRDRRCGVCGPVLIEEFSKLIESKDLKNEVHVTACSHVGGHKYAGNVIIFSPDKEGKIAGNWYGYVTPSDIPILLDEQIREGKVIERLWRGQMGLPAEITDKVNEQRVPNGTSADKKGEAPVETASQGCCQGTAGFSCCRDASAEVKEEKGQGRLPCWSEKWDRPEVFTAIGVVGAVAFVAVAYGFYKKSH, from the exons atggcCGGAAACTCGGAGGACATCGTCACTGACGACGTTAACTTCGGGTTCAAACGTTCAGAAATGTACGAACTTAAACTCGCCGGGACTGCTACCGTTTACGATCGTCACGTTTTCCTCTGTTACAAATCACATGAAACTTGGCCTTCTCACGTTGAATCCTCCGACTCCGATCCACTTCCCAATCTACTCGCTGCTTCTCTTAGAGCTCGTAAGGATGAAATCAAGCTTAAG ACTGTTTTGACGATTTGCGAAGTACGTGAAGACATTGGACTATCTGATGGAGATGTTCTGATTTTTCCAGAAATGATCAAATATAG GAATTTGAAGGAGTCGGATGTCGATGCTTTTGTTGAGGATGTGCTTGTGAATGGCAAGCCCTGGACTTATGGAACGCAGGAGCCACTAAGCGGTTCTTATGTATTTGTCTGTTCTCACAACAAGCGAGATCGAAGGTGTGGTGTCTGTGGACCAGTTCTGATTGAGGAATTTAGCAAGTTGATTGAGTCCAAGGACTTGAAAAACGAAGTTCATGTGACAGCTTGTTCCCATGTTGGTGGCCACAAGTATGCTGGTAATGTCATAATCTTCAGTCCAGataaagaagggaaaattgcTGGGAATTG GTATGGCTATGTTACCCCAAGTGATATACCTATTTTGCTTGACGAACAGATCAGAGAGGGAAAAGTCATTGAAAGACTTTGGAG GGGCCAAATGGGACTGCCTGCTGAGATAACTGATAAGGTGAATGAGCAGAGGGTTCCCAATGGAACCAGTGCGGACAAGAAAGGGGAAGCGCCTGTAGAAACTGCTAGTCAGGGCTGTTGTCAAGGTACTGCAGGATTTTCTTGTTGTAGAGATGCGAGTGCGGAGGTGAAAGAGGAAAAGGGGCAGGGAAGACTTCCGTGCTGGTCAGAGAAATGGGACCGGCCTGAAGTTTTCACAGCCATTGGCGTGGTTGGAGCAGTGGCTTTTGTGGCTGTTGCTTATGGATTTTACAAGAAGTCACACTGA
- the LOC107775369 gene encoding serine/threonine-protein kinase D6PK encodes MESLAEGISSLPNSHTSFTPIKGDASSASRISRPPHPTSMRQSRCKELSFDPIATDFGSKTIDTPTGSVTASKCSYKTSSNRIKRDNMSDSMRHYSTKGKEDIEDTLDQQSQECSLDRVLIFETKSSIKDLLHDNKNTTSSSFVERKDYMLHAVARGDADLLTSQSGISYCPSPQNSFYTATQYIEAKQSFTTTEVISECASSIAKSGESGDVSNSCDISESRKTSFYRGSTGSDISDESSCTSFSSAIYKPHQANDTKWDAIQAIRSLDGTLGFNHFRLLKRLGGGDIGNVFLAQLIGTRDFFAMKVMDKAALESRKKIVRAQTEREILQSLDHPFLPTLYSHFETDKFSCLVMEFCPGGDLHALRQRQPGKFFPEHAARFYVAEVLLALEYLHMLGIIYRDLKPENVLVREDGHIMLSDFDLSLRCATSPTLVKSSNSSLESKTSSYCVQPACIEPSCIIQPACFSPRFLSKPKKGKSTKQKTEMHNQVSPLPELLAEPTNARSMSFVGTHEYLAPEIIKGEGHGSAVDWWTFGIFLYELLFGQTPFKGAGNKATLFNVIGQPLRFPSSPSVSFAARDLIRGLLVKEPQHRLAYRRGATEIKQHPFFQSVNWALIRCASPPDVPKPFVLHDVPSAPATKVPGADVKPADNYFEIDFF; translated from the exons ATGGAGTCACTTGCTGAAGGAATTAGTTCCTTACCAAACAGTCATACTTCCTTCACTCCTATTAAGGGTGACGCCTCCTCAGCTTCCCGGATTAGCCGTCCTCCCCATCCTACATCAATGAGACAATCTAGATGTAAAGAGTTGTCCTTCGATCCAATAGCTACTGACTTTGGGTCAAAGACAATTGATACCCCAACAGGGTCGGTGACTGCTTCTAAGTGTTCATATAAAACTTCCAGTAATCGTATAAAGAGGGATAATATGTCTGATTCGATGAGACACTATTCGACTAAAGGAAAAGAGGACATAGAAGATACTCTTGATCAACAATCACAAGAATGTTCACTGGATCGGGTTTTAATCTTTGAAACCAAATCATCTATCAAGGATTTACTTCATGATAACAAGAACACTACTTCAAGTAGCTTTGTGGAGCGCAAGGATTATATGTTACATGCTGTCGCCAGAGGAGATGCTGACCTTTTAACATCTCAATCTGGAATAAGCTATTGTCCTAGTCCTCAAAACAGCTTTTACACTGCAACGCAGTACATAGAAGCCAAACAAAGTTTCACCACTACAGAAGTCATCAGTGAATGCGCTAGCAGCATTGCCAAGTCTGGTGAAAGCGGTGATGTTAGCAACTCGTGTGATATCAGTGAGAGCAGAAAAACAAGCTTCTATAGAGGCAGCACAGGTAGTGATATCAGTGACGAAAGCAGTTGTACTAGTTTCAGCAGTGCAATATATAAACCACATCAGGCAAATGATACAAAGTGGGATGCAATTCAAGCCATTAGATCTCTTGACGGAACACTGGGATTCAACCACTTCAGACTTCTGAAGAGATTGGGAGGTGGTGACATAGGAAATGTTTTTCTAGCACAGTTGATTGGCACAAGAGATTTCTTCGCCATGAAAGTGATGGACAAAGCAGCTCTAGAGAGTCGCAAGAAAATCGTGAGAGCTCAGACAGAAAGAGAGATACTGCAGTCTCTGGATCATCCTTTTCTACCAACACTCTATTCACACTTTGAAACAGACAAATTTTCCTGCTTGGTGATGGAATTCTGCCCTGGGGGAGATTTGCATGCACTTCGGCAAAGACAGCCAGGAAAGTTTTTCCCTGAGCATGCTGCCAG GTTCTATGTAGCAGAAGTTCTCCTTGCTCTAGAGTACCTGCACATGCTTGGAATCATTTATAGAGACCTTAAACCAGAGAACGTTTTGGTTCGAGAAGATGGTCATATAATGCTATCTGACTTTGACCTCTCCTTGAGGTGTGCCACAAGTCCAACTTTGGTTAAATcctcaaattcaagtttagagTCGAAGACTTCATCATACTGTGTCCAGCCTGCTTGTATTGAgccatcttgtatcatccagcCTGCATGTTTTTCACCGCGTTTCCTAAGCAAGCCCAAGAAAGGAAAGAGCACGAAACAGAAAACAGAGATGCACAATCAAGTGAGCCCCCTGCCAGAGCTCCTTGCTGAACCAACAAATGCTCGATCCATGTCTTTCGTGGGGACACATGAGTACCTTGCTCCAGAAATCATTAAAGGCGAGGGACATGGTAGTGCCGTTGATTGGTGGACATTTGGGATCTTTCTCTACGAGCTCTTGTTCGGGCAGACACCTTTTAAAGGAGCAGGCAACAAAGCCACCTTGTTTAATGTCATTGGCCAGCCCCTGCGATTCCCTTCATCACCTAGTGTTAGCTTTGCTGCAAGGGACTTGATAAGAGGTTTACTTGTGAAAGAGCCACAGCATCGCCTTGCATATAGGCGGGGCGCTACAGAAATAAAACAACATCCTTTCTTTCAGAGCGTGAATTGGGCACTTATCCGATGTGCTAGTCCTCCTGATGTACCAAAGCCGTTCGTGCTACATGATGTCCCCAGCGCACCAGCAACAAAGGTCCCAGGCGCTGATGTTAAACCTGCTGATAATTATTTTGAGATTGATTTCTTCTGA
- the LOC107775358 gene encoding U-box domain-containing protein 45 — protein MEEMVVEALLFGDRQAQLLAARQLGQFSSKQRHKIVEKGIVPPLILMLSTNDYEVIEAALFALLSIAFRSERNKILIAKSGAIPVLLDVLQCENELLVELGVAALLTLSSCASNKLEIAASGTIPLLLELLNSQAYNSMSLQANLDILSILHNLSTCHQLIPSIVSSGGVATLLGLISLASETKTEGEVIVEKAMVLLENIVSLSRIGLEEAAGTDGAIQCLVEAMEEGSRQCKEDAVAILLLICESCRERYRGMILREGAMAELLQLSVDGTRRARDNAKRLLLLLRDRSHCSPKNKQPKNILLLEHVMRQIEQGVGERAGMSVALLEEMISKLRT, from the exons ATGGAAGAAATGGTGGTGGAAGCTCTCCTCTTTGGTGATAGACAAGCACAGCTCCTTGCTGCAAGACAACTTGGTCAATTTTCCAGCAAGCAAAGGCACAAGATCGTCGAAAAAGGCATAGTTCCTCCATTGATTTTGATGCTGAGTACTAATGATTATGAAGTCATTGAAGCTGCACTTTTTGCTCTGCTTAGTATAGCTTTTCGCAGTGAAAG GAACAAGATACTCATAGCAAAATCAGGGGCTATACCAGTGTTATTAGATGTGCTTCAATGCGAAAACGAGTTGTTAGTTGAGTTAGGAGTGGCAGCTCTCTTGACCCTCTCTTCTTGTGCTTCAAACAAGTTGGAAATTGCTGCATCTGGGACTATCCCACTTCTACTTGAATTGTTAAATTCACAAGCCTACAACAGCATGAGCTTGCAGGCTAATTTGGACATCTTGTCTATACTTCACAATCTTTCAACTTGCCATCAGCTCATCCCTTCTATTGTTTCATCTGGTGGGGTAGCTACCCTGCTTGGATTAATTAGCCTGGCGTCGGAAACGAAAACAGAAGGAGAAGTGATTGTGGAGAAAGCCATGGTATTGCTAGAGAATATTGTTTCTTTATCAAGAATTGGACTAGAGGAAGCTGCAGGAACAGATGGAGCAATTCAGTGTTTGGTTGAGGCCATGGAGGAAG GTTCAAGACAATGTAAAGAAGATGCAGTGGCAATTTTACTCCTAATATGTGAGAGCTGCAGAGAGAGATACAGAGGGATGATATTGAGGGAAGGAGCTATGGCAGAACTGCTTCAGTTGAGTGTGGATGGGACAAGGAGAGCCAGAGACAATGCTAAAAGACTGCTTTTGCTTTTGAGAGACCGTTCTCATTGCAGCCCAAAGAATAAACAGCCAAAGAATATTCTGCTATTGGAACATGTTATGAGACAAATTGAGCAAGGAGTTGGAGAGAGAGCAGGGATGTCAGTTGCTCTCTTGgaggaaatgatttcaaaacttAGAACATGA